A region from the Campylobacter magnus genome encodes:
- a CDS encoding glycosyltransferase family 4 protein: protein MKKLVFLRENPNASGGAELYLKWLKANFENSRIPSQIRGFSGSKKLASWIKALLFNKEARAKKAPDELYFSLARIDSSDIYRTDDGVHKVYRKSKKFWWLNPINFVHPYLEKKCFENAKCIIAISQMVKRQIIECYSVPESKIEVLYNGAEFPKKIDKKSAKKQLCTRLGLDESEPLVLFVGSGFKRKGVKELLLALSEQKSAYNALFVGKDKRLEGYKNLAKSLGVKAHFLGASDGASEYFEACDILALLSVYEPFGLVVLEAMSYGCAVIASDKCGAAELLEREFIASDSTCASKILAGLLTNSQKLKGAGLQNRQKAKEHSLEANVKAQIELVRRYL from the coding sequence ATGAAAAAACTAGTATTTCTAAGAGAAAATCCAAACGCGTCTGGTGGGGCTGAATTATACTTAAAGTGGCTTAAAGCTAACTTTGAGAATTCTAGAATTCCTAGCCAAATTCGTGGTTTTAGCGGCAGCAAAAAGCTTGCTTCATGGATAAAAGCCCTGCTTTTTAACAAAGAAGCAAGAGCAAAAAAAGCCCCTGATGAGCTGTATTTTAGCCTAGCTCGCATTGATAGCAGCGATATTTACCGCACAGATGATGGCGTTCACAAAGTTTATCGCAAAAGCAAAAAGTTTTGGTGGCTAAATCCTATAAACTTCGTTCACCCCTACTTAGAGAAAAAATGCTTTGAAAACGCAAAATGCATAATAGCAATATCGCAAATGGTAAAAAGGCAAATCATAGAATGCTACAGCGTGCCTGAGAGTAAGATAGAAGTGCTTTATAATGGCGCAGAATTCCCTAAAAAAATAGATAAAAAAAGCGCAAAAAAACAGCTTTGCACTAGGCTGGGGCTTGATGAGAGCGAACCACTTGTGCTTTTTGTAGGCTCTGGCTTTAAAAGAAAAGGCGTTAAAGAACTCTTGCTTGCGCTAAGCGAACAAAAAAGTGCCTATAATGCTCTTTTTGTGGGCAAAGATAAGCGGCTTGAGGGCTATAAAAATCTAGCAAAAAGTCTTGGTGTAAAAGCACATTTTCTTGGTGCTAGCGATGGGGCTAGCGAGTATTTTGAGGCCTGCGATATACTAGCTTTGCTCTCAGTCTATGAGCCCTTTGGGCTAGTGGTGCTAGAAGCGATGAGCTATGGCTGCGCTGTGATAGCTAGCGATAAATGCGGGGCAGCAGAGTTGCTTGAGAGAGAATTTATAGCCAGTGATAGCACCTGCGCTAGCAAGATACTAGCAGGGCTTTTAACAAATAGCCAAAAGCTAAAAGGGGCAGGCTTACAAAACCGCCAAAAAGCAAAAGAACACTCGCTAGAAGCAAATGTAAAAGCGCAAATCGAGCTTGTTAGGCGGTATTTATGA
- a CDS encoding M20/M25/M40 family metallo-hydrolase yields MRFLGYFEQICSIPHCSYQAQKLGEFLLEFSKSRGFDTKIDENFNIHAIKGKPKICLQAHYDMVCVGEAPKIELENDGEFLSAKNSTLGADNGIGLAIIMDIMDEAQDLEVLFTSDEEVGLIGANAFAGEICAPALLNLDSEDDSEVIIGCAGGLLAEFRREFEPCELGLGELFSPSVSEHFGTGLLSNEGSHSTSAENCTQNSSNLSANYYELSCEGLEGGHSGMQIAKNIPNAIKELAHFAKNHGANILAISGGDRDNAIPTWAKALVSASSKLQSKGLVKAKKLDLLGAKELFAKLCDDDLKNPIIMKSNSADFTRNSSNSRIPLLNDFLLALPHGVLGWDEGLGLPKTSANLAIVRTSLTSKDENARIAFSVQIYARSSSQEELAKLKNSYEAISELAGFQSSFGASSIPWEPEQSEFAKSVLNALQKYRPNAKITAIHAGLECGCLSAKMKQKGKKLVACSIGPNISGAHTINERCEIKSAQIIAQVVRDVLKNA; encoded by the coding sequence ATGCGATTTTTAGGGTATTTTGAGCAGATTTGTTCTATCCCACATTGTTCTTATCAGGCACAAAAACTAGGCGAATTCCTTCTAGAATTCTCAAAATCTCGTGGTTTTGATACCAAAATTGATGAGAATTTTAATATCCACGCTATAAAAGGCAAGCCAAAAATCTGCCTTCAAGCCCATTATGATATGGTTTGCGTGGGCGAGGCACCAAAAATAGAGCTTGAAAATGATGGAGAGTTTTTAAGTGCGAAAAACTCCACGCTAGGCGCTGATAATGGCATCGGGCTTGCTATTATTATGGATATAATGGACGAGGCGCAGGATTTAGAGGTGCTTTTTACTAGCGATGAGGAGGTGGGGCTAATCGGCGCAAATGCTTTTGCTGGCGAGATTTGCGCTCCAGCTCTACTAAACCTTGATAGCGAGGATGATAGTGAGGTCATCATCGGCTGCGCTGGTGGGCTTTTAGCAGAGTTTAGGCGTGAGTTTGAGCCTTGCGAGCTCGGTTTAGGCGAGCTTTTTAGCCCTAGCGTGAGTGAGCATTTTGGCACTGGGCTTTTATCTAATGAAGGCTCTCATAGCACTAGCGCAGAAAACTGCACTCAAAATAGCAGCAATTTAAGTGCTAATTACTACGAGCTTAGCTGCGAGGGGCTAGAGGGTGGGCATAGCGGCATGCAAATAGCCAAAAATATCCCAAATGCCATCAAAGAACTAGCGCATTTTGCCAAAAATCATGGCGCAAACATCCTTGCTATAAGCGGTGGAGATAGAGACAATGCTATACCTACTTGGGCAAAGGCGCTAGTATCTGCTTCTAGCAAGCTACAAAGCAAGGGGCTAGTCAAGGCTAAAAAGCTTGATTTATTAGGCGCAAAAGAGCTTTTTGCTAAACTTTGTGATGATGATTTAAAAAATCCCATTATAATGAAATCAAATTCGGCTGATTTCACTAGGAATTCTAGCAATTCTAGAATTCCTTTGTTAAATGATTTTTTGCTCGCTCTACCGCATGGTGTGCTTGGCTGGGATGAGGGGCTAGGACTGCCAAAAACTAGCGCAAACCTTGCTATAGTGCGCACTAGCCTTACTAGCAAAGATGAAAATGCGCGCATAGCTTTTAGCGTGCAAATATATGCTAGAAGCAGCAGCCAAGAGGAGCTAGCAAAGCTAAAAAATAGCTATGAGGCAATAAGCGAGCTTGCTGGCTTTCAAAGCTCGTTTGGGGCTAGTTCTATACCCTGGGAGCCTGAGCAAAGCGAGTTTGCTAAAAGCGTGCTAAATGCTCTACAAAAATACCGCCCTAATGCTAAAATAACAGCAATCCACGCTGGGCTAGAATGCGGCTGTCTAAGCGCAAAAATGAAGCAAAAAGGCAAAAAGCTAGTAGCTTGTAGCATAGGGCCAAACATCAGCGGCGCACACACAATAAACGAACGCTGCGAGATAAAAAGCGCACAAATCATAGCCCAAGTCGTGCGAGATGTGCTAAAAAACGCCTAA
- a CDS encoding glycosyltransferase family 9 protein, which produces MRVFIELPTWLGDSVMASAAIENIVANYKEAKITFFGKTAACELFSALPNCELIITDNSKNSKSRLLWLYSLAKKLQNYDIALSFRSHFASKFLLFFIKAKKKALFKYQKNELHQVEKYLNFVNLALRLKSLNKALKLHFSPYSYARQTLGLNPGASYGSAKRWGAEKFAALASALASKYDIIIFGAKGEEEICAKISAILEQSNIAHQNLCAKTSIKELAQHIAGLSLFITNDSGPMHIASAFGVKTLAIFGPTNWIETAPYDKENSRILRLNLPCSPCMKRVCPLGHHACMDKLTAQVALAKLSELGIKPS; this is translated from the coding sequence ATGAGAGTTTTTATAGAGCTACCTACTTGGCTGGGCGATAGCGTGATGGCAAGCGCTGCTATAGAAAATATCGTAGCAAACTACAAAGAAGCAAAAATTACATTTTTTGGCAAAACAGCTGCTTGCGAGCTTTTTAGTGCTTTGCCAAACTGCGAGCTTATCATCACCGATAATAGCAAAAACTCAAAATCTAGGCTTTTGTGGCTCTACTCATTAGCAAAAAAATTACAAAATTACGATATTGCGCTTTCTTTTCGCTCGCATTTTGCTAGCAAGTTTTTATTGTTTTTTATAAAAGCAAAGAAAAAAGCCCTTTTTAAATACCAAAAAAACGAGCTTCATCAAGTAGAAAAATATTTAAATTTCGTAAATTTAGCCCTAAGATTAAAAAGCTTAAATAAAGCTTTAAAATTACATTTTTCACCCTATTCTTACGCTCGCCAGACGCTAGGGCTAAACCCTGGCGCAAGCTACGGCTCGGCTAAACGCTGGGGGGCAGAAAAGTTTGCCGCCCTAGCTAGTGCCCTTGCCTCAAAATACGATATAATCATCTTTGGCGCTAAAGGTGAAGAAGAAATCTGCGCTAAGATTTCAGCTATTTTAGAGCAAAGTAACATAGCCCACCAAAATCTCTGCGCTAAAACTAGCATAAAAGAGCTTGCGCAACATATCGCAGGACTTAGCCTTTTTATCACAAACGACAGCGGTCCCATGCACATCGCCTCTGCCTTTGGAGTAAAAACTCTTGCTATTTTTGGGCCTACAAACTGGATAGAAACTGCGCCGTATGATAAAGAAAATTCTAGAATTCTACGCTTAAATTTGCCTTGTTCGCCTTGTATGAAGCGAGTTTGTCCTCTAGGGCATCACGCATGTATGGACAAGCTCACAGCCCAGGTGGCACTAGCTAAACTTAGCGAACTTGGGATAAAACCAAGCTAG
- the murA gene encoding UDP-N-acetylglucosamine 1-carboxyvinyltransferase, producing the protein MDFLQITGGAKLSGSVEISGAKNAALPIIASTILAKNEVKITNMPEVVDIKTLIKLLGNLGANTNLANHMLSIDTTSINSTKATYDIVRKMRASILVLGPLLSRFGHCEVSLPGGCAIGARPIDLHLAALEKMGAQISIEDGYVVAHAPSGLKGCEIMFDKITVTGCENILMAAALAKGKTRILNAAKEPEVVQICEILRDSGLSISGIGTSEIELEGSDGELLSMPDIKVISDRIEAGTYLCAAAIGASKITLNHTQKELLGAVIDKLELMGASFEYKDESITIIPPKSLSPVEITTTEFPGFPTDMQAQFMALACVAKGVSIIDERLFENRFMHASELVRMGANIKLNGHIATITGASLKAADVMATDLRASSALVIAALGASGVSNIHRIYHLDRGYENLEGKLSALGADIKRLKEED; encoded by the coding sequence ATGGATTTTTTACAAATCACAGGTGGCGCAAAACTAAGTGGCAGCGTAGAAATCAGTGGTGCTAAAAATGCTGCTTTACCAATCATTGCAAGCACAATCCTAGCTAAAAACGAAGTAAAAATAACAAATATGCCAGAAGTGGTAGATATCAAAACGCTTATCAAGCTTCTTGGCAATCTTGGCGCAAACACAAATCTAGCTAATCACATGCTAAGCATAGATACAACTAGCATAAACTCTACAAAAGCGACTTATGATATAGTCCGCAAAATGCGCGCTAGTATCTTGGTGCTTGGCCCCTTGCTCTCACGCTTTGGCCACTGCGAGGTAAGTCTGCCAGGAGGCTGTGCAATAGGTGCAAGGCCGATTGATTTGCACCTCGCGGCACTAGAAAAAATGGGCGCACAAATTAGCATAGAAGATGGCTATGTCGTAGCTCACGCACCATCAGGGCTAAAGGGCTGTGAGATAATGTTTGATAAAATCACCGTCACAGGCTGTGAAAACATACTCATGGCAGCAGCACTAGCTAAGGGCAAAACTAGAATTCTAAACGCCGCAAAAGAGCCAGAAGTAGTCCAAATCTGTGAAATTCTGCGTGATAGCGGGCTTAGCATTAGTGGCATAGGTACTAGCGAGATAGAGCTTGAGGGCAGCGATGGAGAACTGCTCTCTATGCCTGATATCAAAGTCATCAGCGATAGAATCGAAGCAGGCACTTATCTATGTGCAGCTGCTATAGGTGCGTCAAAAATCACCCTAAATCACACGCAAAAAGAGCTGCTTGGCGCTGTGATTGACAAGCTTGAGCTTATGGGGGCTAGCTTTGAGTATAAAGATGAGAGCATAACGATAATACCGCCAAAATCTCTAAGCCCTGTGGAGATTACTACTACGGAGTTTCCTGGCTTTCCTACTGATATGCAAGCGCAGTTCATGGCGCTTGCTTGCGTGGCAAAGGGGGTTAGCATCATAGATGAAAGGCTTTTTGAAAACCGCTTTATGCACGCTAGTGAGCTAGTTCGCATGGGTGCAAATATCAAGCTAAACGGACACATCGCCACCATAACTGGCGCCAGCCTAAAAGCAGCTGATGTGATGGCAACAGACCTGCGTGCTAGCTCAGCGCTAGTCATCGCAGCACTTGGGGCAAGCGGGGTTAGCAATATCCACCGCATCTATCACCTGGATAGGGGATATGAGAACTTAGAGGGCAAACTAAGCGCCCTTGGTGCTGATATCAAAAGGCTAAAAGAAGAAGACTAA
- a CDS encoding O-antigen ligase family protein, whose protein sequence is MKQATFSQSSLEKTAILENSKAKITLISIFNALLCVLFFALPISEAVKQISLYALIVLGFYIIWRQKLSFKLDMVGIFLIAYAGFFALSALINAQMKYMLDPIRSVALFLVIYGLGAKNIRLNFVLYCLFGGYLIAFIMASYKVFFAGAQLFELKSIGYVNTSAIYSLFILSIFLCAFWWRLVSRWLCIAAILLSFSGVVLSASRTCIYLLPLLFLLFGFFALNSSKNESKFSWEHLFIMLGVIIALALVAFLLTLLPHERIAYKISLGSGFLSTRLYIFGSAFYTWLEHPFFGIGGAEFLNVDNSIWYPNSPEPHAPHAHNTILHLLSTTGIFTALCYIIFCLFALVKFFKARKSALGLCALLILVLGNITGLVELQFHSENLLLTMFIFALACSCFKGQKA, encoded by the coding sequence ATGAAACAAGCCACTTTTAGCCAAAGCAGCCTTGAAAAAACAGCAATTCTAGAGAATTCTAAAGCTAAAATCACACTAATTAGCATTTTTAACGCACTTTTATGCGTACTTTTTTTTGCTTTGCCAATTAGCGAGGCTGTAAAACAAATCTCTCTTTATGCGCTAATCGTCCTTGGCTTTTATATAATCTGGCGGCAAAAACTTTCTTTTAAGCTTGATATGGTTGGTATTTTTCTCATCGCCTATGCTGGCTTTTTTGCGCTTAGTGCGCTTATAAACGCTCAGATGAAATACATGCTAGACCCCATTCGTAGTGTCGCACTTTTTTTGGTAATTTATGGACTTGGTGCAAAAAATATTAGGCTAAATTTTGTGCTATATTGCCTTTTTGGCGGTTATTTGATAGCATTTATTATGGCTAGTTACAAGGTCTTTTTTGCAGGGGCTCAGCTTTTTGAGCTAAAAAGCATCGGCTATGTAAATACAAGCGCCATTTACTCGCTCTTTATACTTAGCATTTTTCTTTGTGCTTTTTGGTGGAGACTAGTTAGCAGGTGGCTTTGTATAGCAGCGATTTTGCTTAGTTTTAGTGGGGTGGTGCTATCAGCTTCTAGGACTTGTATTTATCTGCTGCCTTTGCTGTTTTTGCTTTTTGGCTTTTTTGCTCTTAATTCTAGCAAAAATGAGAGCAAATTTAGCTGGGAGCATTTATTTATCATGCTTGGAGTGATTATAGCTTTAGCTTTAGTAGCTTTTTTGCTTACACTTTTGCCACACGAGCGTATTGCTTATAAAATCAGCCTTGGCAGTGGTTTTCTTAGCACAAGACTTTATATTTTTGGCTCTGCGTTTTATACTTGGCTAGAACATCCGTTTTTTGGTATTGGTGGGGCTGAGTTTTTAAATGTAGATAACTCTATTTGGTATCCAAATAGCCCAGAACCACACGCTCCACACGCACACAACACGATTTTACATCTACTTTCTACAACTGGTATTTTTACCGCACTTTGTTATATTATTTTTTGTCTTTTTGCTCTTGTAAAGTTCTTTAAAGCACGCAAAAGTGCCCTTGGGCTTTGCGCTTTATTAATTCTAGTCTTAGGCAATATCACAGGGCTAGTTGAGCTTCAATTTCACAGCGAAAATTTACTTTTGACGATGTTTATTTTTGCTCTTGCTTGTTCTTGCTTTAAGGGGCAAAAAGCATGA
- a CDS encoding glycosyltransferase family 4 protein, giving the protein MKKINILHTEWSTGWGGQEMRILSESLALRDTYGAKVLLATRDGAVLGQKASEAGLEVAYFGFKNSLDIRSAYGIAKLAKKHEIDIINTHSGKDTWIGWMASILSGAKFVRTRHIGNKISSHPLNFVNKRADFIITTGEQIRQNFIDFNGILPSKIKSIPTGIDTKIFEPNKYDKNKVRDELGIPRSAVCVGSMGLFREVKRLDIFLNIALSIHKTHPNTHFLLVGSGDTESFVRDFISMHEMSEFVTLLPFSPEPAKMLSAMDIFMLTSSSEGVPQTLMQALFMQKACIATNVGSVRDLFFKDNFLLCDCDENQLKSALKLLLEHPQMLENLSSNKQEFVRTNFSLEKMASDVYSVYKEILGSK; this is encoded by the coding sequence ATGAAAAAAATAAATATCCTACACACCGAGTGGAGTACTGGCTGGGGCGGGCAAGAGATGCGCATACTCTCTGAAAGCCTTGCCTTGCGTGATACTTATGGCGCAAAGGTGCTACTAGCTACAAGAGATGGTGCAGTTTTAGGTCAAAAGGCAAGCGAGGCTGGGCTAGAGGTAGCATACTTTGGCTTTAAAAACTCGCTTGATATCCGCTCAGCCTATGGCATAGCAAAACTAGCCAAAAAGCATGAAATAGACATTATAAATACACATAGTGGCAAGGATACTTGGATAGGCTGGATGGCTAGCATTTTAAGTGGAGCAAAGTTTGTGCGAACTCGCCACATCGGCAATAAAATCAGCTCTCATCCGCTAAATTTTGTAAACAAAAGAGCTGATTTTATCATCACAACAGGCGAGCAAATCAGGCAAAATTTCATTGATTTTAACGGCATTTTGCCAAGCAAGATTAAAAGCATACCAACAGGTATTGACACTAAGATTTTTGAGCCTAACAAATACGATAAAAACAAGGTGCGTGATGAGCTAGGAATTCCTAGAAGCGCAGTTTGCGTGGGCAGCATGGGGCTTTTTAGAGAAGTTAAAAGGCTTGATATTTTCTTAAATATCGCTCTTAGCATACACAAAACGCACCCAAACACACACTTTTTGCTAGTTGGCAGTGGCGATACTGAAAGCTTTGTGCGTGATTTTATATCTATGCATGAGATGAGTGAGTTTGTTACTCTTTTGCCTTTTAGCCCTGAGCCTGCAAAAATGCTTAGTGCTATGGATATTTTTATGCTGACCTCATCTAGCGAGGGCGTGCCACAGACCTTGATGCAAGCCCTGTTTATGCAAAAAGCTTGCATTGCGACAAATGTTGGTAGCGTGCGAGATTTGTTTTTTAAAGATAATTTTTTGCTTTGCGACTGTGATGAAAATCAGCTAAAATCTGCGCTAAAACTGCTCTTAGAACATCCCCAAATGCTTGAAAATCTAAGTTCAAACAAACAAGAGTTTGTAAGGACAAACTTTAGCCTAGAAAAAATGGCTAGCGATGTCTATAGCGTATATAAAGAGATTTTAGGGAGCAAATAA
- a CDS encoding polysaccharide deacetylase family protein encodes MCLKNLEFLRNSRFLRKIAKIRYNHSKKDKNAKRTKMSISVLMYHHVLENDGTIAISQKNFEAQMKMLAKGGYTTITPDELLAYKQGKITLPKKSVLITFDDGWRNNYIYAYPILKKYGLKATIFLITSWIEEASKHPLAFEPACHEKAKILAKERPGAVVLNWDEIEAMSDVFSFHSHTHGHTDGYFGKLDLADDIGLCKQTIKKRLGFDDVHLCWPRGVYDENSIKIAKDAGYKVLYTTKRGANLSDNECEHIKRIAIKNSTFWLKKTLFIYCNDTLSQLYSLIKSK; translated from the coding sequence ATGTGCTTAAAAAATCTAGAATTCCTAAGGAATTCTAGATTTTTGCGCAAAATTGCTAAAATTCGCTATAATCACAGCAAAAAGGACAAAAATGCAAAAAGGACAAAAATGAGCATAAGCGTGCTGATGTATCACCATGTGCTTGAAAATGATGGTACTATTGCTATTTCACAAAAAAACTTTGAAGCGCAGATGAAAATGCTAGCAAAGGGCGGCTATACCACCATCACACCTGATGAGCTACTAGCGTATAAACAAGGCAAAATCACCCTGCCAAAAAAATCCGTGCTAATTACCTTTGATGATGGTTGGAGAAATAACTACATTTATGCTTATCCTATTCTTAAAAAATATGGGCTAAAGGCTACGATTTTTCTAATTACTAGCTGGATAGAAGAGGCTAGCAAACATCCACTAGCTTTTGAGCCTGCCTGCCACGAAAAGGCCAAAATACTCGCAAAAGAACGCCCCGGCGCTGTTGTTTTAAACTGGGATGAGATAGAGGCGATGAGCGATGTTTTTAGCTTTCACTCGCACACGCACGGACATACGGACGGATATTTTGGCAAGCTTGATTTAGCAGATGATATCGGGCTTTGTAAACAGACGATTAAAAAGCGCCTTGGCTTTGATGATGTGCATTTGTGCTGGCCTCGTGGCGTCTATGATGAAAACTCTATAAAAATCGCCAAAGACGCTGGCTACAAGGTGCTTTACACCACAAAGCGTGGGGCAAATCTAAGCGATAATGAGTGCGAACATATTAAGCGCATAGCTATCAAAAATAGCACTTTTTGGCTGAAAAAAACGCTATTTATATATTGCAACGACACGCTCTCACAGCTTTATTCGCTAATAAAATCTAAGTGA